The Lathyrus oleraceus cultivar Zhongwan6 chromosome 5, CAAS_Psat_ZW6_1.0, whole genome shotgun sequence genome includes the window ACCTCTCTTGTGCTCTAATGTGATTCATCACTACTCTTTCCCTTCTAAATTTTCTTATAACTCTCCTTTATAAGCATAACTGCATGCCAAGAAATAATAAATGTGAAAggttttcttttatttatttataaatattcTTCTCTCATTGTATAAATAATATGTAACCCTTAATTCTCATTGATTTTTGATAGCTTTTCTTCAAAATGACAAGGTCATGTTATATTATCATAAACAAAAAGACATGTAGGGTTTTGTTTTTAAGGATGTTTATGCATCGAACAACTTCATATAAAATCTCTTTTTACATTTTTTGACTTTTGGTGAAGAAAAAGTGTTTTAGTTAGGATGAGTACAGAAACTCAAACAGTAGTGGTGATCCAAGATGCATCAAGAGATGTTGGTTTAAAGGCAATAGAAAAGGTCCTCAAAAAGCTAGCAGTTAAAGCTGGAGATCAGCTTATAATTGTTGCTATCCTTAACTGGTTTAGCAGTCCTAGTATGTTTTCTTTCTTTGGAAGAAAGAGTTGTAAGAATTCATTTACTTCTTTTTTTTTCCTCCGTCGACACGAAGATTCGCGCGCCTTTACGAAAAGATAGTATCTATTTCAATTCTTGATATAATTAGTATAACTAACAACCAACTGTTTTTTTCCTTCTCTTCAGTGGGCTACATGGTCACAGTTGATTCAAGTTATTTTATTTCCACAAACAAGAAAATTATTGAAGAAAACTTTAGCAAGAGAAAGAATGATTATCCGATGAATCGGTATATCAACAAGCTCTCTAAGTACTGTCAAATCAATAAGGTTAGcacattaatcctccatatatatatatatatatatatatatatatatatatatatatatatatatatatatatatatatatatatatatatatctataaGCTAGAAACCAGTTACTTGCTTTTGAAGTAAAAGGAAAAATAACTGTTAACTTTATGAACATGGCCATAAGTTTTTGGAGGTTCTGTGCAGACTAATCGTGGTTAATAGTGGAAAAATAATAGAGACAGACCCTATTTAGTTTCGGTTTAATCATGATAAATATTTTACTAGGCTCTATTTAATTACGGGTTAACCATGACAAAGATTTTATGAATCTCTATTTGGTCATGGTGGAAAATTTCGGGCTCTGTGTGGTAGCCCGTGTTATACACTTTCGAAGAAGGTTCTGTTCATGAATGAATAATGAAATTATTGTTATGAAAATGATATTTTTCAGATTGAATTCCAACTAGAAGTGCATGCAGGACCAGCTCCTCAGGTTATTTCTGAGGCTGCAACTAAATTTCAACCTACAACTTTGATACTTGATAGGTCAATTTCTGACTTCAaaaccttttttttttttgctaTAGTCTAAAAGTTTCTTTCATTTTCTCATAACTGTTATTCAGATTTATAGCCTTTTTACCTGCAGGTATATCCACAGGAACATGAAGAATTTCATGGATAGGATCCCTTGTGGTATGTATAGGATAACAAGTGATAACTCCATTGAAAAGCTGAAAGATCCAAAATCAATAGCTTCCAAGTTTTCTGAAAGGCAAGAAAATGTAAGCTATTCAGAGATGATACCGGGAAGTGAAGATGACGGAGTTTCTCTTCAGAGTAAGTCTTTGACTATTTGTTATGATATGCATTTGAATGATTAACTAGTACAACAACTGAAAATGACCAATGATTCGTCGAGCAGTGTCGAAGTCTTCGTCTACTGATCTTTTCACGTCCGGAGTTTCAAGTACCGATGCATCTACTTCTGGCGTCGGATGTTCAGAATATGTCCTTCAAAAATACCAACCGGGAGAGTTTTTTCCGGAACAAGAAAAACAAGAGAGACAGTCACTATTTCATATTAGCGAAAATCAAGAATCGAACCAAACTGAAGTAAATCAAAAGGAGATACAAATTGAGAATGATATGGAAGAAGACTTTACAAATCCAGCTTGTTCTGTGTGCAACAATAAAAGACTGAAAATTGGATCGAAACGAGACTTCAGTTACTTGGAGCTCTACGCTGCTACGCAGGGGTTTTCTGCTAAGAACTTTCTGTCAGAAGGTGGGTTTGGATCAGTCTACAAAGGACAACTAAACGGAATGATAGTTGCGGTGAAGCAACATAAAAGTGCAAGCTTCCAAGGAGAGAAAGAGTTTAGGTCTGAAGTCAATGTACTTAGAAGAGCAAGACATGAAAATGTGGTTATGCTTTTAGGTTCATGTTCGGAAGGGAATAATAGGCTTCTTGTTTATGAATATGTATGCAATGGCTCACTCGATCAACATCTGTCCGGTAAGCAAACAAGGCTTTAGTGGAATAATTTGACGACACGTTCACAGTCCTTCTCGTCTTATGGCTGAGATGGTGACCTGATATGGGTCGGTTTGACAAAAACATGGAAAATGAAAATGAGTTGAGTTTTGAGGCAAACAtatttgtttttcattatttttgttGAACCAACAACAATCAAGTCACCTTCTCAGCCGAGAGGACGAGGAGGATTGTGAGTTTATTTCATAAAGGCGACGTATGATATGACGCCATTCGTATCAGTCTACTTCCATCATAAAATTGTCCCTAGGCAAAGTATATGAGAGACTAACCTCTACAAAAATTGACGCAGAACACTCGAGATCACCTCTAACTTGGGAAGATAGGATCAAAGTAGCTATCGGAGCTGCCAGAGGCTTACTATACTTGCACAAAAATAACATCATACACAGAGATGTCAGACCAAATAATATCCTTGTAACACATGATAATCAACCATTGGTAATACATCATCAACTTTTGAATATATACTACTACTAAGACACACACAAATCAGTTGAACTTTGTCGAGACTAATACTTTTCTTTCATGATGAATTTATTAGATAGGAGATTTTGGACTAGCAAGAACTCACAACAAAGATTTAACACACTCAACAGAAGTTGTTGGTACCTGGGGGTATTTGGCACCAGAATATGCAGAATATGGCAAAGTGTCAAGTAGAACAGATGTATATTCTTTTGGAGTGGTTCTACTACAGCTTATCACTGGAATGAGAACAACAGACAAAAGACTTGGAGGAAGAAGCCTCGTTGGTTGGGTAACAAACAATCCTAATACCATGGAGTTTTCAATTTAAGTGTTTTAAATATAGCACCGACACTTCAGATTGAAGGCATTCTGGTGCcaaataacaaaaaaaattctaagtgcAACATTATTCTAAATGTGTGTTTGTTTTTGTAGGCAAGGCCACTTTTAAGAGAAAGAAATTATCCAGATCTAATTGATGAAAGGATCATTGACACACATGATTACCATCAATTATTTTGGATGATACGCCTAGCTGAGAAATGTCTAAGCAAGGACCCTAAGAAAAGACTAAGCATGGTTGCGGTAAGTAAACAAATATTAGTGACTTAATCAAATAGCTAAGTATACAAACGCAGTTCTTGTCACCTTCATGACAAGTAGGGGCGTGAATAGGTCAGACCAGACTTCAGAAAACCTGAGTCTGGCCTATGGCCTGTTATAGTCTCAAAAAGAAAGATTTAGAAGTATTACCTTATTTTTTTCATCGCAACAGGTTGTTAATGCTTTGACCGACATTTCGGAAGGAAACACATGTGACATTGGAACAGGAGATTACTCACCTTCAAGGTCAGATTCATCTTATAGTGAATCAGAATTTGATGAAAATGAAGAGGAGGAAAGTGAGTTACTAAGCACGATTTCAGAATCCATAGAAGGAAATGATAACATTAGTCAGATGAGACATATGAGACTGAGGCAGCCACCATCTCCTCCAATTAAAAGCATGTGTTCAAGTGGCTCAAACTCATTTCAGTTTTCTGATGAATCAAATAGTGATCATGAAGCACATAATGAAAGGGATACAGAAATGCCAACATACAAAATTGGTTTACTCAACCACTCTTAGAAGGTACTGGTAGACTATACCGGAAATAAATAAGATAGAATTTCAGTTTAGATTATTGAAACAAATAAGTTTTCCACTTTAATGATAGTGTTGATGTGGTTCTTTTGTGCTAGAATGTGTTTATCCAGCTTCGATAGTCTAGGTTGTCTCAAGTGTTTCACACACTCAATAAAATATACTTGTGTGACATGTTGAAAGGCTTCTCTTGAAAATAATCATAAAATTTTCATATTTTGATTTGGTATACATGTGAGTGATCTTCTAATAAATACGATCTAAATTTGAGTTTAGATCATTGAAATATGTGTTTGATTAGATGtagataaataatatatctcaaaattttaaaaataatttgcCTATTCATACCTCCAAaatgcattgcatttcatcacCATTGTTCTTAGGAATGACTTTAACAACAAATTTTGCATCCTTCTTTCTTCCACTTGTGGCGTCGCTACTCCCATTTCCTGAGTTGCCATATTAAGCATGTCTTTATCTATTTACAAGAGGATAGTATAAGTACGGTGTTAAAAATAAGATAGCAGAATTTACAAAATTAAACCAATCTCTCGATTGTGTTATCTAAATCAATGACAAGAATTATTTAATGTTGATTTGGTGAATGTATAATTTGAGTCGTTTGATCTCAAATTAATTTATGAGTTCATTGTATGAGTGTCATACAAGTGTCACACATCAATTCAAAAAGTATCGAAGCACTTTTTCTTTGGAGACTTGTCTAACTTTTCCAACACGTGTCGTACGGGTGTCATTCAAATGTCAGACACCAACACACGTCAGACACAGCGACACGCCTATTTCTAGAAGTGTTTGTACTTCATAGGTCCTAACTCTCTCCCCACCAACTTCCATTTCCAAAATAATGAAAAAAACTGATTTAACAATTTTATGAAAATAACCTATTGTTTATACAAAAGCAATTTAACTTTATTTTATATGTTGCTATAAATGTTTATCATGATAGGTGTTTGTTCTGGGCCGGTCACACGTCCAATACCGCGTAAACCCAATTGTCAACCACGGTATATAAACTATACCACGCCTACAACAAAGGTATGGAGTCAAAAATATGATTCTATTTAATAATTCACTCTATCCCTCTTCATTCACTCACTGCTTCACTAACTTGAGCGTTGGAATGCTAACCTTAAATATCTATCCCGCCCCGCGCAACCGCATCAGAACAATCTGCACCACCGCATCAAGAATTGAATTCTCAAATTTTACATTCCAAAAACAACATAATGTTGGTTTGACATTTAGACTGATCTTATCTAGGTGATAATTTGATATTATCATGATAAGATCAAAGATTATAGATAATTGAAATAATATTAGGAGTTAAAAACAAAAGTTAACACAAGATTACAACTACTAATACTACAGTACAATTACAATTTCAATGAAATAAGCAATACACAATATTAGGTTATTTGAATTCATTACCAGCTAAACTCGAGTGGAGGAACTATATTTTAGCTTTAGGCCACGGAAGAATAGGCAACGACTTAAAAAGCATTGCGTGAAGGTTAATAAACCGTTGTGTATACACTTTAAGTTACGGTTTTGAAAGTGTTGGCATATTAAAACCGTCACTTATTTATTTTGAACCATAGTTTTGAAGGTGGTCACTTTTTATCTTAAAGGCAACGTCTGAGAAGCGCAGTCTAATATTAAAGATTACAGTTTTTGCTAAAAAAAACTTgtgaatttaaaataaaaaatttaaaagttttTTCATTTTGGGATTCAAACTAGTGTACATTAACTACCTATACAAACTTATATGTtgatgaaatatatatatatatatatatatatatatatatatatatatatatatatatatatatatatatatatatatatatatatatatatatatattgaatcAATGTTCATGAAATATTTTCACTCTCAAATACACATAACTTCTATTTTGTTACAATACATTTATTGTTATTTATCATTAAAGCAAAAAAATTTACACCGTTAAACATTCAAATTATTCATGTTATGTGTTTATAATAAATCAAATATATTTAAAAATGTAACGTTCGTGATTAACTAAATGTatgaaaaaaatgaattttttaatattaaaaagtttatgaaataaaaattatattaCAAATTTATTCTAAAATGGATAAGAATTgtaaaagagaaaaaaaattgaCAATAATATTTATAATCTTTTTAAAATTGATAAAAATTATAGTTAAATAAAAATTTGTTGTAAATTTGATAAGTTTTCTCAATAATATCTATAATAACTTTTTATCTGGTCATAAATATAAAAAATTgtacaaaataaaataaaattagaaattTAAGATTTTGTGCAATTGAATGGGATATCTTTCATATTTTTTTAcaaggaaaaaataaaaaataaaaatttacTAAAATTAAAGTTATATTCagtacaaaatattttttttacaatGTGAAAATTTCTCTTACTAATATGAAGATGTTttagaaaaatcagaaaatatttgttataatataaaaataaaaaaaataaaaaaataaatgtTTTTACTTTTGGCTGATATGAATTTTTTTTACAATATAAAAAAACCATTCTTTTA containing:
- the LOC127085945 gene encoding probable serine/threonine-protein kinase PBL26, encoding MSTETQTVVVIQDASRDVGLKAIEKVLKKLAVKAGDQLIIVAILNWFSSPMGYMVTVDSSYFISTNKKIIEENFSKRKNDYPMNRYINKLSKYCQINKIEFQLEVHAGPAPQVISEAATKFQPTTLILDRYIHRNMKNFMDRIPCGMYRITSDNSIEKLKDPKSIASKFSERQENVSYSEMIPGSEDDGVSLQMSKSSSTDLFTSGVSSTDASTSGVGCSEYVLQKYQPGEFFPEQEKQERQSLFHISENQESNQTEVNQKEIQIENDMEEDFTNPACSVCNNKRLKIGSKRDFSYLELYAATQGFSAKNFLSEGGFGSVYKGQLNGMIVAVKQHKSASFQGEKEFRSEVNVLRRARHENVVMLLGSCSEGNNRLLVYEYVCNGSLDQHLSEHSRSPLTWEDRIKVAIGAARGLLYLHKNNIIHRDVRPNNILVTHDNQPLIGDFGLARTHNKDLTHSTEVVGTWGYLAPEYAEYGKVSSRTDVYSFGVVLLQLITGMRTTDKRLGGRSLVGWARPLLRERNYPDLIDERIIDTHDYHQLFWMIRLAEKCLSKDPKKRLSMVAVVNALTDISEGNTCDIGTGDYSPSRSDSSYSESEFDENEEEESELLSTISESIEGNDNISQMRHMRLRQPPSPPIKSMCSSGSNSFQFSDESNSDHEAHNERDTEMPTYKIGLLNHS